From the Gramella sp. Hel_I_59 genome, one window contains:
- a CDS encoding FAD-dependent oxidoreductase, with the protein MGNFHYDVLIVGAGVAGISCALVLGSALEKPYALNRKVGILLHHRNSHLNSALLNNAFGIAPGTNGKVLLEKSILHLEKLYPDVELIPKEKAKEILSLSEGFQLTTNKNVYTSERLVIATGYTSPMRIKGLEEYVIPHKKAKAEKERIQLQNVDHLVTKGLYVAGTLAGWRSQYSIAAGSGAAVATDILTEWNNGEHSKIHDKLA; encoded by the coding sequence ATGGGTAATTTCCATTATGATGTATTAATTGTTGGAGCTGGAGTAGCAGGTATTTCCTGTGCACTCGTGCTTGGTTCTGCTCTCGAGAAGCCTTACGCTTTAAATCGAAAAGTAGGTATTTTGTTACATCACAGGAACTCTCACCTAAACTCGGCTTTGCTCAATAATGCCTTCGGAATAGCTCCCGGAACCAATGGTAAGGTGCTCCTTGAGAAAAGTATTCTGCATTTAGAAAAACTTTATCCAGATGTAGAACTTATTCCGAAGGAGAAAGCGAAAGAAATTTTGTCTTTATCTGAAGGATTCCAGTTAACTACAAACAAGAATGTGTATACTTCAGAAAGACTTGTTATCGCTACTGGTTACACAAGTCCAATGCGAATTAAAGGTTTGGAGGAGTATGTGATTCCGCATAAAAAAGCAAAAGCAGAGAAAGAACGAATCCAGTTACAGAATGTTGATCATTTGGTAACCAAGGGACTCTATGTAGCTGGAACTTTAGCAGGTTGGCGTAGTCAATATTCAATTGCTGCGGGCAGTGGTGCAGCAGTTGCAACTGATATTCTAACTGAGTGGAATAACGGTGAGCATAGCAAAATCCATGATAAGCTAGCGTAG
- a CDS encoding MarC family protein — MFKVLDFKQIFTAGMILFAVIDIVGSIPIIIDLRKKVGHIQSEKASIVAGCLMVVFLFLGKEILNLIGIDVNSFAVAGSFILFFLALEMILGISLYKDDAPESASIVPLAFPLVAGAGTMTTLVSLQAEYETINIIVAIIFNIIFVYLVLKSSGRIEKILGSQGINVIRKVFGVILLAIAVKLFAANIQNLF; from the coding sequence ATGTTTAAAGTATTGGACTTCAAGCAAATATTCACCGCTGGGATGATTCTTTTTGCGGTAATAGATATCGTAGGAAGTATTCCTATCATTATAGATCTGCGTAAAAAAGTAGGTCACATACAGAGTGAAAAAGCATCGATCGTAGCCGGTTGTCTTATGGTAGTCTTTCTCTTCCTGGGAAAAGAGATCCTGAATTTGATTGGAATTGATGTGAACTCATTTGCTGTGGCCGGTTCCTTTATCTTATTTTTCCTGGCTTTGGAAATGATCCTGGGAATTAGTCTTTATAAAGACGATGCTCCGGAATCTGCGTCTATAGTACCTTTGGCATTCCCATTGGTTGCAGGAGCGGGAACGATGACTACTCTGGTTTCTTTGCAGGCAGAATATGAAACAATAAATATCATTGTCGCTATCATATTCAATATTATATTTGTATACCTGGTTCTTAAATCTTCCGGACGTATCGAGAAGATTCTTGGATCTCAGGGTATTAATGTAATTAGAAAAGTTTTTGGAGTGATCTTACTTGCTATCGCCGTGAAGCTTTTCGCCGCAAATATTCAGAATTTATTCTAA